The proteins below are encoded in one region of Effusibacillus dendaii:
- a CDS encoding enoyl-CoA hydratase/isomerase family protein — protein sequence MKRQDLIAKQDGNVLCLTLNRPESLNAFSPDMMEGMLEAVEYARKNEGVRAVLLSGAGRAFSAGGDVKGMGQGSTPLLTYDHVGRLNRLVTAMSELEVPIVAAVHGYAAGAGVCLALACDNILAAEDSKFVLSFSKVGLIADGGGLFFLPRTIGLYRAKELLFNAEPIDAQTALNWGMVNRLYPANRLMEEALSYAQKLANGPSRSIGMIKKIANKSLMADLAAILETERMTQAMIRTTEDHKEGVQAFIEKRSPNFKGR from the coding sequence ATGAAGAGGCAAGATTTGATTGCAAAGCAAGATGGGAATGTATTATGCCTTACGTTGAATCGTCCGGAATCTTTAAATGCGTTCAGTCCGGATATGATGGAAGGCATGTTGGAAGCGGTGGAATATGCAAGAAAAAATGAAGGGGTGCGAGCGGTTTTATTGTCCGGTGCAGGACGTGCTTTCAGTGCGGGCGGCGATGTGAAAGGAATGGGCCAAGGGAGCACGCCGCTGCTTACATATGATCATGTTGGGCGTTTAAATCGACTGGTGACAGCCATGAGCGAACTGGAAGTGCCGATTGTAGCGGCGGTTCATGGGTATGCGGCAGGAGCGGGAGTTTGTTTGGCGCTGGCCTGTGACAACATTTTAGCGGCGGAAGACAGCAAATTTGTGCTCAGTTTCTCGAAGGTAGGTCTTATAGCGGACGGCGGAGGCCTATTTTTCCTGCCCCGTACGATCGGATTGTATCGGGCGAAAGAACTGCTTTTCAATGCGGAACCGATTGATGCCCAGACCGCATTGAATTGGGGAATGGTCAATCGATTGTATCCTGCCAACCGATTGATGGAAGAGGCGCTGAGTTATGCACAAAAATTAGCGAATGGCCCCAGCCGTTCGATCGGAATGATTAAGAAAATCGCAAACAAATCGTTGATGGCTGATTTGGCGGCGATTTTGGAAACGGAACGGATGACGCAAGCCATGATTCGTACAACGGAAGATCATAAAGAAGGTGTGCAGGCGTTTATTGAAAAGAGATCGCCTAATTTCAAAGGGAGATAG
- a CDS encoding YtrH family sporulation protein, which yields MDRFFSTIVLDFFVALGLVIGGSLVGAVGAMLTHHPPMKTMLDLADQLKIWALVAALGGSMDAIKIIGDGVWYLKFNPVVKQFAYLIAAFLGCQVGFYLVKWIASERGI from the coding sequence ATGGATCGCTTTTTCTCAACGATTGTGCTTGATTTTTTTGTAGCGCTCGGACTTGTAATCGGCGGTTCACTGGTAGGAGCAGTGGGGGCGATGTTGACTCATCATCCGCCTATGAAAACCATGCTGGATCTTGCCGACCAATTAAAAATATGGGCATTGGTGGCCGCCCTAGGCGGTTCGATGGACGCAATCAAAATCATCGGCGACGGCGTCTGGTACCTGAAATTCAACCCGGTCGTCAAACAGTTTGCCTATCTGATTGCTGCCTTCCTCGGCTGTCAGGTAGGATTTTATTTGGTAAAATGGATCGCTTCCGAACGGGGTATCTAA
- a CDS encoding spore germination protein GerPB: protein MKIVQNIHIGHLTINTVGTASVVQIGSSGLIRMYAESYDITEAPPVLPAPVVPTLPAVEGPVPTAPSPADVIVQVPEGMATEETPPNGNFFTSPPASGPVF, encoded by the coding sequence ATGAAAATCGTTCAGAACATTCATATCGGTCATTTGACAATTAATACGGTTGGGACCGCATCTGTTGTACAAATCGGAAGCAGCGGACTGATTCGAATGTATGCCGAATCGTATGATATTACGGAGGCGCCTCCCGTGCTGCCTGCGCCAGTTGTGCCGACTTTGCCTGCGGTTGAGGGGCCTGTTCCAACCGCTCCTTCTCCAGCCGATGTGATCGTACAGGTTCCGGAAGGAATGGCAACGGAAGAAACGCCGCCAAACGGAAACTTTTTTACCTCTCCACCTGCATCGGGACCTGTTTTTTAG
- a CDS encoding spore gernimation protein GerPD, whose product MAVQINMQVQNGDIQVGYIKINAVSNSAVVILGDAETITPTAIATSRGVIGPLLAPVVAPGGGPVG is encoded by the coding sequence ATGGCCGTCCAGATTAACATGCAGGTACAAAACGGCGACATTCAAGTCGGTTATATCAAAATAAACGCGGTTTCCAACTCGGCGGTTGTCATATTAGGCGATGCCGAGACAATCACCCCCACCGCCATTGCTACTTCTCGCGGCGTTATAGGGCCGCTTTTGGCTCCAGTCGTGGCTCCTGGCGGCGGCCCTGTCGGGTAA
- a CDS encoding transposase, giving the protein MILALNITKENPLLQLFSRIDHLLEQFQEEVSPRRGRPKLYSDVQILKCFVYQAFQRIHGFRELEWRLQHDPIAQALIGLTSVPDYSTLCIRAQELEDTLYEDIYQVALIVLQPKTRICFWDSTSLRASRFDSEARKGKGTRLGWYIGYKLHAIISEDRIPLAWDLTTANVYDNQLPHLLKKVVQLDIFMILADGAYDDKRLFQAANETGVHLATEVNPRRAKSLENIKDPYRQQNIRYVKTGLGKRMLRKRSAAERFFSTLKVQYHLENPRLFGQKRYRRHVMWVLFAYLCDRLVDKSTGTTSAKAPWNR; this is encoded by the coding sequence TTGATTCTAGCACTGAACATCACCAAAGAAAATCCTTTGTTACAGTTATTTTCCCGAATTGATCATTTGCTCGAACAATTTCAGGAGGAAGTCAGCCCCCGAAGGGGTCGTCCCAAGCTTTATTCGGATGTACAAATCCTAAAATGTTTTGTTTATCAAGCGTTTCAGCGAATTCATGGTTTCCGAGAACTTGAATGGCGTTTGCAACATGATCCAATTGCCCAGGCTCTAATTGGATTGACATCTGTGCCTGACTACTCCACGCTGTGTATTCGGGCACAAGAACTGGAAGACACCCTATATGAAGACATTTATCAAGTTGCTCTGATTGTCTTGCAACCAAAAACCCGTATCTGTTTTTGGGACAGTACCTCTTTGCGTGCTTCCCGCTTTGATTCAGAAGCTCGTAAAGGGAAGGGAACCCGATTAGGTTGGTACATTGGCTACAAACTCCATGCCATTATTTCGGAAGACAGGATTCCGTTGGCATGGGATCTAACCACTGCCAATGTCTACGACAATCAACTCCCGCACCTACTTAAAAAAGTTGTGCAACTCGATATCTTCATGATTTTGGCCGATGGAGCATACGACGACAAACGTTTGTTCCAGGCTGCCAATGAAACGGGTGTTCATCTGGCGACAGAGGTGAACCCCCGAAGAGCGAAGTCACTGGAGAATATCAAAGATCCATATCGACAACAAAATATCCGATATGTGAAGACTGGGCTTGGCAAACGGATGTTGCGCAAGAGATCGGCAGCAGAAAGGTTCTTTTCGACCCTAAAGGTACAATATCACCTCGAAAACCCACGACTATTTGGACAAAAGCGGTATCGACGGCATGTCATGTGGGTGCTTTTTGCTTACCTTTGTGATCGGCTGGTAGACAAGTCTACCGGAACAACCAGTGCGAAAGCTCCTTGGAACCGATAA
- a CDS encoding spore germination protein has protein sequence MPALLGGIRIITVSTAGVFQVGDTAVIAPKETGKLYTGSGTFSTGDGASTFTLFSNTNTNDPDFVDTDVWGVK, from the coding sequence ATGCCAGCACTTCTAGGCGGAATTCGCATCATAACCGTTTCCACTGCGGGAGTATTTCAGGTAGGAGATACGGCTGTCATTGCCCCCAAAGAAACGGGGAAACTGTATACCGGTTCGGGTACCTTCTCAACCGGTGATGGAGCGAGCACATTCACATTGTTCAGCAACACCAACACAAACGACCCTGACTTTGTCGATACGGATGTTTGGGGAGTGAAATAA
- a CDS encoding Hsp20/alpha crystallin family protein yields the protein MNTNPMDSLRQLGQLGEQFQKMFGEDFLKTVMGSQNGNMPNLGNLFDGNPLMPNAGFPMQNMFNGMSSGYPRVDLYQSKNELVAVIEAPGIEKSSDVKIAVESNRLHIKGNQGNRYPGVARDQFLMSERQSSFEREIQLPVRVLPNKVRAAYRQGILEVRMIKDTDQNADLKDNTIPIDFE from the coding sequence ATGAATACAAATCCGATGGATTCGTTGCGTCAATTGGGACAACTGGGAGAACAGTTCCAAAAAATGTTCGGCGAGGATTTCCTGAAAACTGTAATGGGTTCGCAAAACGGCAACATGCCCAATCTTGGCAACCTGTTTGACGGAAACCCTCTGATGCCGAATGCAGGGTTTCCGATGCAAAACATGTTTAACGGGATGTCTTCCGGCTACCCGCGCGTCGATCTGTACCAGTCCAAAAACGAATTGGTGGCCGTAATTGAGGCGCCCGGTATAGAAAAAAGCTCCGATGTCAAAATCGCTGTGGAATCGAATCGCCTTCATATAAAAGGAAACCAAGGCAACCGATATCCCGGGGTGGCACGGGACCAATTTTTGATGTCGGAACGGCAAAGTTCGTTTGAACGGGAGATTCAGCTGCCCGTTCGTGTACTTCCGAACAAAGTAAGAGCCGCCTATCGACAGGGTATATTGGAAGTTCGCATGATCAAAGATACAGATCAAAATGCCGATTTGAAAGACAATACGATTCCGATCGATTTCGAATAG
- a CDS encoding alpha-hydroxy-acid oxidizing protein, whose translation MDGAIATLDALPSIFEAVNRKVPLLVDSGFAEAQIF comes from the coding sequence TTGGACGGTGCAATTGCCACTTTGGATGCGCTTCCCTCGATTTTTGAAGCGGTAAACCGTAAGGTTCCCTTGCTTGTAGATAGTGGATTCGCAGAGGCGCAGATATTTTGA
- a CDS encoding spore germination protein — MPAILGALKVISVGSSGVVHVGDVLIIAPKAASKTYAGSGSFNTGDFPSTYNVVSSTNTNDQDLVDANVAGL; from the coding sequence ATGCCAGCAATCCTTGGCGCCCTAAAAGTGATCAGCGTGGGGAGCAGCGGTGTGGTTCATGTAGGAGATGTTCTCATCATAGCGCCAAAAGCGGCGTCTAAAACGTATGCCGGTTCCGGTTCGTTTAACACGGGGGATTTTCCGTCCACGTACAATGTGGTCAGTTCCACGAACACGAACGACCAGGATTTGGTGGATGCCAATGTGGCCGGTTTGTAG
- a CDS encoding DUF1450 domain-containing protein: MVIEICETNETRMWIPDIRAMLPDAEIVVYSCLDHCNACYLTFFTYVDGELLEAYTPQHLLQKLKHIADSTPP, from the coding sequence ATGGTCATTGAAATTTGTGAAACCAATGAAACACGAATGTGGATTCCGGACATCCGAGCGATGTTGCCAGACGCGGAAATTGTCGTTTATTCCTGTCTTGACCACTGCAATGCCTGTTATCTCACGTTTTTCACTTATGTAGACGGCGAATTGCTGGAAGCCTATACACCTCAACACCTGCTGCAAAAACTGAAACACATCGCGGATTCAACACCCCCCTAA